Proteins encoded together in one candidate division WOR-3 bacterium window:
- the folK gene encoding 2-amino-4-hydroxy-6-hydroxymethyldihydropteridine diphosphokinase → MRKIFLLLGSNLGALEENLINALRYLESHNINVVKKSRIYRTKPWGVTDQPDFLNMAVEIECDYRPEELLNILKKIESLMGRKKTSDRWGPRIIDIDILFYNQQIIKEKNLTIPHKEFYNRPFAIKLLSDIAPGFIPPFSDKPMKEYLKGLDNEGFEIYRH, encoded by the coding sequence ATGAGGAAAATTTTCCTTCTCCTTGGCTCTAATCTCGGCGCCCTTGAGGAAAATCTGATTAATGCTTTGAGATATCTCGAGTCCCATAATATCAACGTGGTGAAAAAATCCAGGATATATCGGACAAAACCATGGGGTGTTACTGATCAGCCCGACTTTTTAAATATGGCGGTTGAAATTGAGTGTGATTACCGGCCTGAAGAATTGTTGAATATTCTAAAAAAAATCGAGTCCTTGATGGGAAGGAAAAAAACGAGTGATAGATGGGGACCGAGGATAATCGATATCGATATTCTCTTTTACAACCAGCAAATTATTAAAGAAAAAAATCTGACCATACCCCATAAGGAGTTTTACAACCGACCTTTTGCAATAAAATTACTCTCTGACATCGCTCCCGGGTTCATCCCGCCTTTTTCTGATAAACCGATGAAAGAGTATTTAAAAGGACTTGACAATGAAGGATTTGAGATTTATCGCCATTGA
- the panB gene encoding 3-methyl-2-oxobutanoate hydroxymethyltransferase, translating into MAITIDRLISMKEKGEKIVCLTAYDYPTAKILDEAGIELILVGDSAANVFAGQKTTLPITMEEMLYHTKVVSNAVKNALVIADMPFLSYQVSVSNAVYNAGRFLKVGACAVKLEGGSPIIETIKRLVELGIPVMGHIGLTPQSVHKFSGYKLQGRSEREKERLIQDARLLESAGCFSIVLEKIPAALAQIITDQVSIPTIGIGAGPHCDGQILVLHDIIGLFPGFKPKFVKQYANLGEEISRAVALYREEVKKGIYPDKEHSFE; encoded by the coding sequence ATGGCGATAACGATTGACAGATTGATTTCCATGAAAGAGAAGGGAGAGAAGATCGTCTGCCTCACCGCCTATGATTATCCAACGGCGAAGATCCTTGATGAAGCCGGTATTGAATTGATTCTTGTAGGAGATTCGGCTGCGAATGTATTCGCTGGTCAAAAGACGACCCTTCCGATCACTATGGAAGAGATGCTTTATCACACAAAGGTGGTAAGCAATGCAGTGAAGAATGCCTTGGTGATCGCCGATATGCCTTTTTTATCTTATCAGGTTTCTGTAAGTAATGCCGTGTATAATGCAGGCAGATTTTTGAAAGTCGGTGCCTGTGCCGTGAAACTGGAAGGAGGTTCTCCGATTATTGAAACCATAAAACGCCTTGTTGAACTGGGGATTCCAGTTATGGGGCATATCGGTTTGACACCCCAGTCCGTCCATAAGTTCAGTGGATACAAATTACAGGGTAGATCAGAGAGAGAAAAAGAGAGGCTCATTCAGGACGCCCGTCTCCTTGAATCCGCGGGTTGTTTTTCCATCGTCCTCGAAAAGATCCCTGCCGCCCTTGCTCAGATAATTACGGACCAGGTTTCGATTCCAACGATCGGCATCGGTGCCGGTCCTCATTGCGACGGGCAGATTCTCGTTCTTCATGATATAATAGGTCTCTTCCCAGGATTCAAACCGAAGTTCGTCAAGCAGTACGCAAATCTGGGTGAAGAAATCAGCAGGGCGGTTGCACTTTATCGGGAAGAAGTCAAAAAAGGAATTTACCCGGACAAAGAACACTCCTTCGAATGA
- a CDS encoding PAS domain S-box protein, whose amino-acid sequence MAAFYEKHFSGELERPREELIQELEKLRRRIAEQSGVEEKLEECEERYRDLVENADIGILIDDPDGRFKYFNNKFIELFGYTYEEMKDQSIQTLVHPEDLDRVLGYHRRRINGEDVPARYEFRGVRKDGSVIYLEVDAIVLKKDSEIVGSRSYLWNIGERKEMERKLREARDSLEKKVAERTAELAKTNRLLQEQMNECHRVEEALKKSEKEKTVILDSITELVVYHDTDFRIIWANTTASKSFGLPQKELIGKRCYEIWQGRKKPCVDCPVKAALETGEFQEREIKMPDGREWFIKGYPVKDEKGTVMGVVEVALDISVIKKAERELADSELQYHALFDRSLLCIVIHDFDGRIIDANDASLKLLGYTREELSSLTIMDVVDEAQLPQMRKLMEEIKENGAQKNLSEFRLKKKNGEYVWVESEGTLLYKEGKPYAIQGIARDITARKRIADALIESEALYRSIVEHSHAGVLIIDENFRFSYVNDELCKILGYPADEILGKDFRMFLDEESRDMVAERYLRRQRGEDVPSRYEFNVVRKNGEVRRVEISVSVIRDHRGKRRTVAQLLDITERRQTEELQFAIYKISEAAHSAENLQSLYHSIHQIIGNLMEAKNLYIALYDKTTDIITFPYFVDEYDERPAPRRMGKGLTEYVIRTGEALLASPEVFRELVKNGEVEPIGTPDIDWLGVPLKIADRIIGVLVVQSYTEGVRYTERDIDILRFVSEQIAMVIERKRTDDALKESRERYKTLTDNVNVGIYRNTVGPNGKFIEANPAMVRMFGYDSKEELLSINVSQLYQNPEDRQAFNEKMLKQGFVQDEELKLRKKDGTPFYCSVSAVAVYNDAGEIIYYDGIVEDITERKKAERSLKESYEKLQKVLNGTVHALASTTEKRDPYTAGHQHRVAQLACAIAQELDFPQEQIEGIRVAGLVHDIGKIYVAAEILNKPVKLKNIEMELIKAHCEAGYDILKAVEFPWPVAKMVLQHHEKLDGSGYPQGLSGDDIIPGARILAVADVVEAMSSHRPYRSALGLEEALDEIKKNRGRFYDEKVVDACLKVFEKGFEFK is encoded by the coding sequence ATGGCTGCGTTTTATGAAAAACATTTTTCCGGTGAGCTGGAGAGACCCAGAGAAGAACTCATTCAAGAATTGGAAAAGTTGCGTCGTCGTATCGCTGAGCAGTCCGGAGTGGAAGAGAAACTGGAAGAATGTGAAGAACGTTACCGCGACCTTGTTGAAAACGCCGATATCGGTATTTTGATTGACGACCCTGATGGGAGGTTTAAGTATTTTAACAACAAATTTATCGAACTCTTCGGCTATACTTATGAAGAGATGAAAGATCAATCAATCCAGACCCTGGTGCATCCGGAAGACCTTGACCGTGTGCTGGGATATCATCGGAGACGGATAAATGGTGAAGATGTTCCGGCACGCTACGAGTTCAGGGGGGTTAGAAAAGACGGCTCTGTCATATATCTCGAGGTTGACGCTATTGTCTTGAAAAAAGACAGTGAGATAGTGGGTTCCCGTTCTTATCTTTGGAATATCGGAGAACGCAAAGAGATGGAGCGGAAATTACGTGAAGCCCGGGACAGTCTGGAGAAGAAGGTTGCGGAACGTACGGCAGAACTGGCGAAGACCAATCGCCTTCTCCAGGAGCAGATGAATGAATGTCATCGGGTGGAGGAGGCTTTAAAAAAGAGTGAAAAAGAAAAGACGGTGATCCTCGACAGCATAACAGAATTGGTGGTCTATCATGATACTGATTTCAGAATTATCTGGGCGAATACCACTGCCTCCAAATCATTCGGCCTGCCGCAGAAAGAGCTGATCGGTAAACGCTGTTATGAGATATGGCAGGGGCGTAAAAAGCCGTGCGTTGATTGTCCGGTTAAAGCAGCGCTGGAGACCGGTGAGTTTCAGGAACGCGAGATAAAGATGCCCGACGGTAGAGAGTGGTTTATAAAAGGATATCCGGTGAAAGACGAAAAAGGTACGGTGATGGGGGTTGTTGAGGTGGCGCTTGATATAAGCGTTATTAAAAAAGCCGAACGCGAACTGGCGGACAGTGAGTTGCAATATCACGCCCTTTTCGACCGCAGCCTTCTGTGTATTGTGATTCATGATTTCGATGGGAGAATTATCGATGCCAATGATGCATCTTTGAAACTGCTTGGTTATACAAGGGAAGAACTTTCTTCGCTTACCATTATGGATGTAGTGGATGAAGCCCAGCTGCCCCAGATGAGGAAACTCATGGAAGAGATAAAAGAGAACGGTGCCCAGAAGAACCTCAGTGAGTTTCGGTTGAAGAAGAAGAACGGCGAGTACGTCTGGGTGGAAAGTGAAGGCACCCTTCTTTACAAAGAAGGGAAACCTTATGCTATTCAGGGGATCGCCAGAGATATTACAGCACGAAAGCGGATCGCCGATGCCTTGATTGAAAGCGAAGCCCTTTATCGTTCCATTGTGGAGCATTCCCATGCCGGGGTACTTATAATAGATGAAAATTTTCGTTTCTCTTATGTTAATGATGAGTTGTGTAAGATCCTCGGTTATCCAGCCGATGAGATCCTCGGAAAAGATTTCCGTATGTTCCTGGATGAAGAGAGCCGGGATATGGTTGCTGAACGATATCTTAGAAGGCAGAGGGGTGAGGATGTACCTTCGCGATATGAATTCAATGTCGTGAGAAAGAACGGCGAAGTGAGGCGGGTTGAGATAAGCGTGTCGGTTATCCGCGATCATCGGGGTAAGAGAAGAACCGTGGCGCAACTCCTCGATATCACTGAACGCAGGCAGACCGAAGAACTTCAATTCGCCATTTATAAGATATCCGAAGCGGCACATTCTGCAGAGAATCTCCAGTCCCTTTATCATTCCATTCATCAGATCATAGGAAATTTGATGGAGGCGAAGAATCTCTATATCGCACTCTATGACAAGACAACCGACATAATAACCTTTCCATATTTTGTCGATGAATATGATGAGAGGCCTGCCCCGCGCAGAATGGGAAAAGGATTAACCGAATATGTAATCAGGACTGGAGAGGCGCTGCTTGCCTCACCAGAGGTATTCAGGGAGCTCGTCAAGAACGGTGAGGTTGAACCCATCGGCACACCGGATATCGATTGGCTCGGTGTGCCGCTCAAGATCGCCGACAGGATTATCGGAGTACTTGTCGTCCAGAGCTACACCGAAGGTGTGAGATATACTGAGCGTGACATAGATATTTTAAGATTCGTTTCAGAACAGATCGCAATGGTGATCGAACGTAAACGTACGGATGACGCACTGAAAGAAAGTCGTGAAAGATATAAAACATTGACCGATAATGTGAACGTCGGAATCTACCGCAATACCGTGGGACCTAACGGAAAATTTATCGAGGCGAATCCGGCGATGGTCAGAATGTTCGGCTACGACAGTAAAGAGGAGTTGCTTTCCATAAATGTTTCCCAGCTTTATCAAAATCCTGAAGATAGGCAGGCGTTCAACGAGAAGATGCTTAAACAGGGGTTTGTCCAGGACGAAGAATTGAAATTGAGAAAGAAGGACGGAACGCCGTTCTATTGTTCGGTGTCTGCTGTCGCGGTATATAATGACGCAGGAGAGATAATATACTACGACGGGATTGTTGAAGACATAACAGAGCGTAAAAAAGCGGAACGTTCGCTGAAAGAGAGTTATGAAAAACTTCAAAAGGTCTTGAACGGAACAGTTCATGCACTCGCTTCGACGACCGAAAAGAGAGATCCTTATACCGCGGGTCATCAACATCGGGTGGCGCAGCTCGCCTGCGCTATTGCCCAGGAACTGGATTTTCCTCAGGAACAGATTGAGGGGATACGGGTCGCGGGTCTGGTTCATGATATCGGTAAGATATATGTCGCCGCCGAGATTTTGAATAAACCGGTGAAACTGAAAAATATAGAGATGGAACTTATCAAAGCACATTGTGAAGCGGGTTATGATATTCTTAAGGCGGTGGAATTTCCCTGGCCCGTTGCGAAGATGGTTCTGCAGCATCATGAGAAACTGGACGGTTCAGGTTATCCGCAGGGCTTGTCGGGTGATGACATAATACCGGGTGCGCGGATTCTGGCGGTGGCTGATGTGGTCGAAGCGATGAGTTCTCACCGTCCGTATCGCTCGGCACTCGGTCTTGAAGAAGCACTTGATGAAATTAAAAAAAATCGAGGTAGATTTTATGATGAAAAGGTGGTAGACGCCTGCTTGAAGGTTTTTGAAAAGGGATTTGAATTCAAATAA
- a CDS encoding deoxynucleoside kinase — translation MKDLRFIAIEGVIGAGKTSLTKILAEKFHAGVILEKFEENPFLEKFYSDPSKYAFHTQINFLMSRYRQQRQIAQIDLFHSRIIADYLFAKDRIFAEINLKEDEFALYDKIYGLVEKDIPRPDLVIYLQADPEFLYKRIKKRDRSFERNIEFEYIEKLCEAYNVFFFHYNISPLLIIDIKGFDFIANEKDVEFLCDEIKDLKEPRRIVSRQWR, via the coding sequence ATGAAGGATTTGAGATTTATCGCCATTGAAGGGGTGATTGGAGCGGGAAAGACCTCCCTCACCAAAATTCTGGCTGAAAAATTTCACGCCGGTGTCATTCTGGAAAAATTTGAAGAGAACCCCTTCCTGGAGAAGTTCTACTCAGATCCTTCAAAATACGCCTTTCATACTCAAATAAACTTTTTGATGTCAAGATACCGACAGCAGAGACAGATCGCCCAGATCGACCTTTTCCATTCGCGGATCATTGCCGATTATCTTTTCGCCAAAGACAGAATTTTCGCGGAAATAAATCTTAAAGAAGATGAATTCGCTTTATATGATAAGATTTACGGCCTGGTGGAAAAAGACATTCCGCGTCCTGATCTGGTGATCTATCTGCAGGCGGATCCTGAGTTTCTTTACAAAAGAATAAAGAAAAGAGACCGCAGCTTTGAGCGCAATATCGAATTTGAATATATCGAGAAATTATGCGAGGCGTATAATGTCTTCTTTTTTCACTACAATATCTCGCCTCTTTTAATCATCGATATCAAAGGATTTGATTTTATCGCAAATGAAAAAGATGTTGAATTCCTCTGCGATGAAATCAAGGATTTAAAAGAACCAAGGAGGATTGTTTCACGGCAATGGCGATAA